One part of the Drosophila santomea strain STO CAGO 1482 unplaced genomic scaffold, Prin_Dsan_1.1 Segkk79_quiver_pilon_misjoin1_scaf, whole genome shotgun sequence genome encodes these proteins:
- the LOC120457701 gene encoding gustatory and pheromone receptor 39a isoform X3, whose translation MNCTMSNVCRDLRFYLRLLHIMGLMCWHFDSDHCRLVTTSRSEGYAFAYAGCILVSTTACFIFGVLQPSRFHIAIYNRTGNFYEAVIFRSTCLVLFLIYLILYVRRHRHRDLVQLLLRLNRRCLSTCTDQQFLHNIILYGVLTILCFGNYLHGYTRAGLAPVPLALYMLVYIYTFLVLCLLLIFFVSLKQVMTAGLIHYNQQLRQGDLVSGLRGRQQILKVCGGELNECFGILMLPIVALVLLMAPSGPFFLISTVLEGKFGSDECLFMLMTSSTWDTPWMIMLVLMLRTNGISEEANKTAKILAKVPRTGTGLDRMIEKFLLKNIRQQPILTAYGFFTLDKSTLFKLFTAIFTYMVILVQFKEMENSTKSINKF comes from the exons ATGAACTGCACAATGTCAAACGTCTGTCGGGACCTGCGTTTTTATCTCCGTCTTCTTCACATCATGGGTTTGATGTGCTGGCATTTCGATTCCGACCACTGTCGACTAGTGACCACATCCAGAAGCGAAGGCTATGCCTTCGCTTATGCTGGCTGTATTTTAGTTTCTACGACGGCCTGCTTCATCTTTGGCGTCCTTCAGCCAAGTCGATTCCACATAGCCATTTACAACCGAACGGGAAATTTTTACGAGGCCGTTATATTTCGGAGCACGTGTTTGGTGCTTTTCTTAatctatttaattttgtatgtgAGGCGGCATCGACACAGGGATTTGGTTCAACTTCTATTGCGTCTTAACAGACGCTGTTTAAGTACTTGCACAGATCAACAGTTTTTGCACAATATAATACTTTACGGCGTGCTCACGATCCTCTGCTTCGGCAACTACCTCCACGGCTACACTCGCGCTGGACTGGCGCCAGTTCCGCTGGCCCTTTATATGTTGGTCTATATCTACACCTTTTTGGTTCTGTGCCTGCTGCTTATATTCTTTGTTAGTCTTAAGCAAGTCATGACCGCGGGCTTGATTCACTACAACCAACAGCTTCGTCAGGGCGATCTGGTCTCTGGTCTTCGGGGCAGGCAGCAGATCCTGAAAGTGTGCGGCGGCGAACTGAACGAGTGTTTTGGCATACTTATGCTGCCGATCGTAGCTCTGGTGCTCCTGATGGCACCATCGGGGCCTTTCTTTTTAATTAGCACCGTGTTAGAGGGCAAATTTGGCTCCGACGAATGCTTATTTATGCTCATGACCTCCTCCACTTGGGATACTCCGTGGATGATTATGTTGGTTCTCATGCTACGCACTAATGGCATATCAGAGGAA GCAAATAAAACAGCAAAGATTTTGGCAAAAGTACCTAGAACCGGAACTGGGTTGGATAGAATG ATTGAAAAATTCTTACTTAAGAACATTCGACAGCAGCCCATTCTAACCGCTTATGGATTTTTCACTCTGGATAAAAGTACATTGTTTAAG CTATTTACGGCAATTTTTACGTATATGGTTATTTTGGTCCAATTTAAAGAGATGGAGAATTCTACAAAGTCTATTAATAAATTTTGA